The nucleotide sequence ATGACTTAAGTGTCAAAGACTAAAGAAAGTTTGCTAATCTCTTCAAATCAAGTATCCATTCTCTACTATGAGTGActtttttttgtctctgtagACATTGAGAACAGAGAATTCAACCTTACTGTAAATACAGTTTCAATTAATAACTTGTTCATCTCAAGATTAATTTAATCTTCCCATTTCTttgaatctgaaatgtaaatgctATTTTGTTAGACAAACATGTTAATTTCTGTTTCTCCAGTGGTGGATTTTTTAGCCATTTCCTAGAAGTTCTTAGTGAGTTTCTTCCTACTGCTTTCTATCATTAAACACATGTGTGCTACCTGTATACCTTAATTTTGTGAGTTCACAATAATCATTACTTTTCTATCAGcttaatggatattttaaaggtgGAAAGATAACTGTGCATATATCCAGGCCACATACctttcaatttttctcttttgtgctGGTTTTTTTCAACCATATATagaacttacatttttaaaaattcaactcaAATTAGCATTTTTCCATTGGAACTGTTTCGAATGAGCTGGGGAACTTTTGAAACTGTCAATAGTGGATATCATTGATGAGTTCCTAGCATTTATTCCCAACATTCTCCTCCTTCAGTGGCAATTGTGAACTCCAGCCAGGGCCAAGTTTCAGAGATGGTTCTAGTCAGAGTGAAGCAAGCACACATTAGGCTCTGTCACTAAAAGCTATCCTCATTAATGCTATATTCAAGTAGCCATATACTGCTTCATTAGCAGGAACATGGCATTAATTGATTGCATTTACAGATTAAATATTTGCTTTCCTTAGGAAATCAAATGTCTATCCTTTTTCCTCTCTGAACTGCTGTGTGTAGTTGGCAGAATACATCCTAAGGTCAGCCTTAGGAGAGTATGAGTGTCCTTTACTCAAAATGGCACAATTGAATTGTGCACCACTTACTGAATTGTTGTAACTTGTAAGAAACTGCAACTAAACTATGACTTTTTATAATGTATTCCCTAAAGTATGCCATCTTTCATAATCCAAGGATAACCTCTGAAACGTTCCGTGAACACTATCTCTTTGCCTTTTCACCTAACCAAGGCCAAGTGATAAAGGGATGTGTTAAACTTAACAATGTTATAGTCCTGAAATACCAAGTGCTTTAAAACAAACACTGACATCATCATGAGCCATAAAGAACACTAATGAAAAAATATACTAATcaccacaaaataaatatttgtctctGAGAGAAATTTGATGTGAAGGAAACTTAAGTAGCATTCATCAAATTGTGAAAACCTGTGAAGACACATGGTGGCGCTGCAGGATAATGTTACAGGAAAAAAGGAATTACATTAAATGCCGCAGACACAGCCCAAGTGAGCAcagaaaactagaaagaaaaagaagccaggaggGTGCTACGTAGAAACCTTTTGTCCTTCGGATTCTGAGGATTCCGTGGACAAATCAAGGGGCACGTTTTGCAGAAGTGTGTGGTGAAGCAGAAGTGATTCTGCCAGAAGCCTTCTGGAAAGCAACTATGGAGAATCAAGAGGGACTCTATCTGCAGACAAGGCAAGTCCTGCTTCTCTTTGTTTTCCTAGGAATGTCTCAAGCACACTCTGAGGCTGGGAGACTTTCAGTGGTGGAGGAAATGCTGAGTGGGGCCTTGGTAGGGAATTTGGTAAAGGACCTGGGGCTCCAGGTGGATGAGCTGTCTGCACGAGAGGCTCAAGTGGCCTCTAGTGATAATAAACTGCCTTTGCAATTGAACATAAATACAGGAGATTTGCTCCTTAGTGAACCGCTGGACAGGGAGGAGCTGTGTGGCTCCACTGAGCCCTGTGTGCTCCATTTCCAGGTGTTACtgaaaaaccccttaaagatttTGCAAGCTGAGCTTCAGGTCACGGATGTAAATGACAACTCCCCCGTATTCTTGGAAAAGGAGATGGTTTTAGAAATCCCAGAGAACAGCCCTGTTGGTGCTGTGTTCTTGTTGGAAAGTGCGATCGATTTAGATGTAGGAATCAATGCTGTTAAAAGCTACGAGATAAGCCAGAACTCTCATTTCCACGTTACCATGAGAGTTAATCCCGATGGCAGGAAATACCCAGAGCTAGTTTTGGACAAGGCGCTGGATTACGAGGAGCAGCATGAGCTTCGTCTCATCCTCACTGCTTTGGATGGAGGGACGCCACCCAGGTCTGGGACTGCATTGGTCCGAGTGGAGGTCATAGATATTAACGACAACTCCCCCGAGTTTGACCACATGTTCTATGAAGTGACGGTTCCAGAGAATAGCATGCTTGGCTCACTGCTTATCACTGCCTCGGCTTGGGATTTAGACTCAGGAATTAATGGTGAAGTATCGTACGCCTTTTCCCATGCATCAGAGGATATTCGAAAAACATTTGCAATTAATGAACATTCTGGAGAAATACGTTTAAAAGGCTATTTGGACTTTGAAACAACTGAATCCTACTCGATAATCATTAAAGCTACTGATCGGGGAGGACTTTTTGGGAAATCTACAGTAAGAATTCAGGTGATGGATGTGAACGACAATTTTCCTGAAATCATTGTGTCATCGTTTATCAGTCCAATCCCAGAAAATACCGCAGAGACTTTAGTTATGATTTTTAGCATTCGAGACAAGGACTCGGGTGAGAATGGCAAGATGGTGTGTACTATTCCGGAGGGTCTCCCGTTTGTGCTAAAATCTTCTATTGAAAATTACTACCACTTAGAAACGGATGGAGCACTGGACAGAGAGAGCATAGCTGAATACAACATCACCATCTCTGTTACAGACCTGGGCACACCCAGGCTCACAACCCAGCACACCATAATAGTGCAGGTGGCCGACATCAATGACAATGCCCCTGCCTTCACCCAAACCTCCTATACCATGTTTTTCCATGAGAACAACAGCCCTGCATTGCACATAGGCACCATCAGCGCCACAGACTCTGACGCTGGCTCCAATGCCCACATCACCTACTCGCTGATGTCTGCTCAGGACCTTCAAATGGCCCTCTCCTCGCTAATCTCCATTAACGCTGACAACGGGCAGCTGTTCGCGCTCAGGGCGCTGGACTATGAGGTCCTGCAGGCCTTCGAGTTCCAAGTGGGTGCGACAGACCGAGGCTCACCTGCACTCAGCAGCCAGGCTCTGGTGCGCGTGGTGGTGCTGGACGACAATGACAATGCGCCCTTCGTGCTCTACCCGATGCAGAACGCCTCTGCTCCCTGCACAGAGCTGCTGCCCAGGGCGGCGGAGCCCGGATACCTGGTCACCAAGGTGGTGGCTGTGGATCGCGACTCTGGCCAGAATGCCTGGCTGTCGTTCCAGCTGCTCAAGGCTACAGAGCCAGGGCTGTTCAGCGTGTGGGCACACAATGGCGAGGTGCGCACCACCAGGCTGCTGAGCGAGCGCGATGCACCCAAgcacaggctgctgctgctggtcaaGGACAATGGCGATCCTCCGCGCTCTGCCAGCGTCACGCTGCACGTGCTAGTGGTGGATGGCTTCTCTCagccctacctgcctctgccagagGTGGCGCGCAATCCAGCGCACGAAGAGGACGCCCTAACACTCTACCTAGTCACTGCCTTGGCATCTGTGTCTTcgctcttcctcctctctgtaaTGCTGTTTGTGGGAGTAAGGTTGTGCAGGAGGGCCAGGGCAGCCTCTCTGGGTGGCTGTACTGTGCCTGAGGGACACTTTCCTGACCATCTCATGGGCATTAACAGTGCGGGAACTCTGTCCCAGAGCTACCAGTATGAGGTGTGTCTGATGGGAGGTAGTGGGACAAATGAGTTCAGATTCTTGAAGCCAGTTTCCCCCAATTTACAACCTCAGTTCCCtgggaaagaaatagaggaaagcTCTACTTTGCGCAATAGTTTTGGGTTATTTAGGGACTGTAATTGatgctgtattttattttgtggctATTCCATGCTAATGTGTATTTCTCCGAATTTGCATGATCTTTAAATCTAATGTTTGCATTTTATTATGTCCCTCCCACTTTTCAATTTATGCCAGCGCTTGTAATAAGATGGTAATTTATTCTGTAGCCCATTCTCTCTGATGACCTAACTCGTAAAAAATTtaccctgctccccttcccacctGTCTTTTCCAACACTTTGACTTGCATTTTTGCTTATGATGAAATAAACAGACCATTTTAGGAGTAGTTAAAAATTTTAAGCATATCTTTTGTTAACTTGTGGCTTGTTATTATGGGTGCTATTTTCAAGAAAACTTTTTTAAAGCACCctagtttaattttttaatgtttgttactATTGAATATATTGATTGCATTGGAAAATCTATTCTGTGGTACAACTATTAGGCCTGTTGAGAAGGAGCCAATAGTGAGTTTGGGGACAGCTCAGTGATAGATACCCAAATAGATAAAAACACATAATAAACAAGTGGGGACAGGTGGTGGTAAGCTCCTTACTAACACTATCTTATGTATTCTGGAAGGTGGCTACAGGGGTACATGAATACTGGGGTTACTTATAAAATCTTGAAATATAAGGCCTTAATTTTACAAGTGTCTCACTAACTTTATGAGGACAGAATGTAAGCCAGGTGGAAGAAATGGCACCTAAACAATCCTGTGAATAGGAGAAAGCAAGCCTGTGAGATAATATACAATTTTGCTTATGTTCCCCCATGAAATAAAGGAATGTGCACTGAGTACTAATTCACAAGTACACACATTTGCTGTGCATATTATGCAACATTCAAATCTAATGGAAAGAGTACTTAGTCTATTGTGAGTTTGAAACTTCCTCTCTTATTCTATTGCTTGAATTTCCTGATATGGTCATAAGCCACTGAGTCTGTCTCAGATTCCACTGAAGAGCAGCATCCAAAAGTATGATGACCACATTTTTTTAACATATGAATGTGTCATGTCCtaattgtaaataataataataataataataataataataataatttcaaccACCACAGGGGAGagttttatcttgggtagagaATGACCAGTCTATAACAGTTCTTGTCCTTGAAGACTGACAATTACTGGGAAATATAATTGTTTTACATGAATAGTACGTACGTAATTACAGGGAAAATGTAACGGTTGAGAGAGGAAGTCTCCTGTGAATTTCCTAACAAGTCTAAAGTCTGTATTTCTAGAAGGAGGAAAATGAGAGATGATGAGCAtcatggagagagaaagatggtAAAGACGTGACAATAAAGGATGTGAGGGCGAACTAAGAGAATGCTCCCCATCCCATGGACTAGAGACAGCGTCTGCCAGAAACATTCTTTCAAAGAAACTTAACACTGTGTTACTTAACATTTTAATTAGTTAGTTAAAACCCCTCCCACATCCAAGACAACCCAGTGTTTATACTTTTTGAAAGATTCCATTGCATTATTAGTCCCTCAAACTATGGAATCTTTGCATCCACGCAAAATGTGCATATGGGCTAATTAAGTTTAATTTCTTACTTTGGAAAGTATAAGTTGGAAACAGAAAGTCTTTTGGCAGTTATCTAAGGCTGGGAAAATGTGTAGGAATGGAGAGTAGTTGGGTACAATTTATGTGGGGGATAAATtggaaatgattttaaattagaAATACTACTAATAGTTGTAGAGTTCTACAACTATAGGAATAAGCACTGAGCTGTATAGCTCAAGTGTGTGAGATACTATGATGACTCTATTTCAACAAAGACGTTTAAAGCAATAGAGAACAACTCTAGAAGACTATGATTCCACGTAAGCTAGGTCTTCTTTAAACCACCCAGGCACAGGAGTTGTACAGACAGGAGAGCAGACTCAACAGAAGGTCCAGGTAACTGTCTTGTTGCTTCAAGCTTTTCCAGACATATGAGCACCAAGACCTCTCTATTTTTGAAGGAACTGTGTTTCCTAACTCTAGTGGAGAGTAACCAAGACTTCACTTTTGGGAGCTTCTGTGTTCACATACAAGTCACTAACCAATTTTCTAAAATGTGAGCTTTTCAGCAGTCAGTCTCTGAGCCAACAATTACATCTGATGAATAAAAGTTACCCTTACATTAACGAAGGgtagtttcattttctttgcaaCCATTCTActgaaaattctattttaaagGTCATAAATAATGTCTATAAACACTAAATAACACTCTGtcaccaaaagaaagagatgcaacTACACATTGCTTTGtaatgtctttctctttcttgtgaCGGTGTCAATGAAAATGGTTGTATAAAGGGAGCAACTTTGCCCTCGTGGTTCTTCTAGAATCAGATTTCACTCCAAATGACTGCTCCAGCATTGTCTATGGCAAACTAATAGTCTGTATGGCTGCAACTTCTAGCTGTCGTACCTGTGTTCTAGATGGCTTGGGGAAAGGATGGTCATTTAGAACTCTTCTGTCCCAGACAAAATAGAAGTAAAGACAGTTGTCAATCCATCTGTAAAATTGCCAAGgtcaaacaaaaccacaaagaggCAGGTCAGCTAAGTTGTCGTgtgtcttagttacctttctatttctgtgataaaacatatGATCATGGCAacttattctaaaaaaaaaaaatgcttaactctggacttacagtttcagagggttagaatcCAGGATGGCACAGCAAATGTTTGctggcaggaacagctgagagctcacatcttgatctgcacattggaagcagagagaaaactcTAGGAATGGTGTGAgtgttttgaaatctcaaagctccaatgacacacttcctccaaccaggccatacctcctaatcctttccaagtaGTTCTACCAGGTAGGGATCGAGTATTCAAACATAGAAGCCCATGGCAAGCATTCTCATTCATACTTCAACATTGTGTGTTTGGGTACGTGTAGAAGCATGGTACATATTTTAGCAGTCATCTATCAGGGTCAACCACAAATACTGCTTTAAATACAATAGACAATGTTAACATTTACTTTATTCTTGACTTTGAGGTATTTGCTGCTGGTTTTCTTGGTCTTTTTAAAGTCTGATTGTCTTTCAAAGAATGATTTTGAAGCcgtagtctttttttgttttaagaaagatactcgtttttctttttccttttttcttttaaataagtgAAGGTTGGCTCTACTGCCCTGTGTACAAGGAAATTCACAGACACTATTTAAAAAAAGTAAGACTAGCACTTGTCCGTGAACTACATactcatatattttaaattattcctGGATTAGGTATAATACCCAATACCTAGTAACAAGAGAGTATCATACATACtcaatataaatgaaatttggTGGCTATGTTGTAattgttatatttaattttattttggagaTAAGGATTGAACCAGGACTTCAATGAGCATATCATACACTCACATCACTACTGAGGTAATGCCACATAAATTACTTGTTTTCTCTTAAAAGACTTTTAGTTAATTTTCTTCTGGTTGCTCTGCAAATGTCAGCTTACAAATTTCAGTGACTAAAACCTTTGGAGGCAACACTATAGATAAGGAGACAAAGGTACATACTTTCTCCAGGTCTATAGAGCGTGAGTGACAGAACCATGATTCAGTGTTCCTAAATATTATCCATTTCCTAGGGTGCAGTTACATGTCTCTTCAAGATGTTTCTGTTATTCTTTACCTCTGCAGTGTTATATCTTTAGTTACTAGCTAATCGATTTTTTATTCCCTTCAAGTTCCATAGAAAGATCATCTTACTGTGTCATATCCTCCCATATGCACATGAGcacatgtttgtatgcatgtgtgtatatgtgtcttcaGACACCGTGTCCCTACATACTCTCAgtgatgcatatgtgtatatgtgtcttcaGACACGGTGTCCTTACATACTCTCAGTGAcatggagctcactgtgtagaccatacTCACCTTAAACTCTATAGGTCCCCCTACTTCTGCCTTTCAAGTGTTGGCATTGAAGGTTTGAGCCACTGCACCTTACTGTGTTTTTAATGTAAAAGCAAGGAATCCAATATTACCTTGTCTTAAGTTCACTACTAACAAAGAAGTAGTGTGTTGTGTAGTTTTCATGACTcatgagtgtatgtttgtgtgtaagtgtaaATGGTAATGTAATTGGATAATGAACTCACCCCAACAAATATTTACCAAAGCGGTGGTAAATATTTGTAACTACTAAAGAATTgtcatgaaataaatattttttattaatttggggACACTTTATTGTATCTTTTTGAGCTGAACATTCAAAGCACTAATGATTTCATACAGAGTATGGTCTGTGTTTGGATTCCAattcaaacaaaccaacaacacaaGACATTTTGTAGAAAAACGGGAAAGCTCAAACAGACTGAGTTATAAGCTATATGCAAAAAGTATTTCTACACATCTATTGTGGTAATgatttgtaattatattttaaaggctttgataattataaataacagatgaatatttagaaataaatgcaATCTATGTGACATTTGCTTTTGAATATTCTAGATAGACATAAAATTTTaggagaaaaatattaaatgaaaaaattcACAGAGACACATGGTGGCGCTATAGGATAAGATGAAACTGCATAGCCAGCCCTGTGGGCTCCAGTATCTAAAGGACCAGAGAACAGACGATTCCATGAGAAGAGAGGTATTACAGGAGCTTCACCGGCAGAGCTGCCAAGGGACTTTCAATAGAAATATCGGACCTTTACCTGTAAAATTTGGGACTGGGTTTAAATTTTGGAGTAAAAGAAGTCACCTGAAGGAACCATGGGAAGGAGAAGGGCTCTCATCCTGCAGAAAAGGCAagtcttggttttctttgttttcctgggATTGTCTCAGGCGAGTGCTGAATCTTTGCGCTATTCTGTAGCAGAGGAAACAGAAATTGGCTCTTTTGTGGCTAATCTGGCAAAGGATTTAGGACTGGGGGTTGCGGAGCTGTCCTCCAGGGAGGCCAGGGTAGTGTCAGATGATAATAAAAAGCATTTACTCCTTAATTTGCTGACTGGAGATATGCTCCTGAATGAGCGACTGGATCGTGAAGAGCTATGTGGCTCCACCCAGCCCTGTGTGCTGCCCTTTCAGGTGGTACTGGAAAACCCCTTACAGTTCTATCGAGCTGAGCTGCACGTCAGAGATATAAATGATCACTCCCCTACATTCCTAGACAAGGAAATAACTATTAAAATATCAGAAAGCACTACTATCGGAGCCACATTCTTAATTGAGAATGCACAAGATCTGGACATAGGAAGCAACAGTCTTCAGGACTACAGCATTAGCCCCAGTTCTTATTTCTATGTTAAAATTCATGACAGTGGCGATGGAAAGATATACCCGGAGCTGGTTCTGGACAAAGCTTTAGATCATGAGGAGGAATCTGAGCTTAGATTGACACTTACAGCATTAGATGGTGGGTCTCCACCCAGGTCTGGGACAACACTGATTGTCATAAAAGTCTTGGACATCAACGATAATGCTCCAGAGTTCGCTCAGAGTTTCTATGAGGTGCAGGTCCCAGAGGACATGCCTATTGGCTCCAGTATTACTGCCATCTCTGCTAAAGATTTAGATATGGGAATTTATGGGAaaatttcatattcatttttGCATGCATCAGAAGATATTAGAAAAACCTTTGAAATCAACCCAACATCTGGGGAAGTCAATTTGAGATCACTAATGGATTTTGAAGTAATACAGTCCTATTCTGTAAATATCCAAGCAACAGATGGTGGAGGTCTTTCTGCAAAATGCACTCTTTCGGTTAAAGTATTAGATATAAATGACAATGCACCAGAAGTGATCATGTCGTCGGTTACAAAGGCAATTCCAGAAAATGCTTCAGAGACCCTGGTCGCTCTATTCAGTGTCCGAGATCAAGACTCTGGAGACAACGGAAGGATCCTTTGCTCTATTCAGGATGACCTTCCATTTATTCTGAAACCAAGCTTCAAGAATTTTTTCACTCTACTTTCTGAAAAAGCActagacagagaaaggagagctgAGTACAACATCACCATCACTGCCTCCGACATGGGCACACCCAGGCTCACAACCCAGCACACCATAAGAGTACAGGTATCTGACATCAATGACAATGCCCCGGCCTTCACCCAAACCTCCTACACCATGTTCATCTACGAGaacaacagccctgccctgcACATAGGCACCATCAGTGCCACAGACAAAGACTCAGGCTCCAATGCCCACATCACCTACTCGCTGCTACCGGCTCAGGACCCAGAGCTGGCCCTCGCCTCGCTCATCTCCATTAACGCTGACAACGGGCAGCTATTTGCGCTCAGGGCGCTGGACTATGAGGTCCTGCAGGCCTTCGAGTTCCAAGTGGGTGCGACAGACCGAGGCTCGCCCGCACTCAGCAGCCAGACTCTGGTGCGCGTGGTAGTGCTGGACGACAATGACAATGCGCCCTTCGTGCTCTACCCGATGCAGAACGCCTCTGCGCCTTGCACTGAGCTGCTGCCCAGGGTGGCAGAACCTGGCTACCTGGTCACCAAAGTAGTGGCTGTGGATCGCGACTCTGGCCAGAATGCCTGGCTGTCGTTCCAGCTGCTCAAGGCTACAGAGCCAGGGCTGTTCAGCGTGTGGGCGCACAATGGCGAGGTACGCACTACCAGGCTGCTGAGCGAGCGCGATGTGCCCAAGCACAGGCTGGTACTGCTAGTCAAGGACAATGGCGATCCTCCGCGCTCTGCCAGCGTCACGCTGCACGTGCTAGTGGTGGATGGCTTCTCTCagccctacctgcctctgccagagGTGGCGCGCGACCCTGCACAAGAAGAAGATGTACTAACACTCTACCTGGTCATAGCCTTGGCATCtgtgtcttctctcttcctcttgtctgTGCTGCTGTTTGTGGGGGTGAGGCTGTGCAGGAGGGCCAGGGCTGCCTCTCTGGGTGGCTGCTCTGTGCCTGAGGGACACTTTCCTGGCCATCTGGTGGACGTTACTGGCACTGGAACCCTGTCCCAGAACTACCAATATGAGGTGTGTTTCACAGGAGGTACTGGAACGAATGAGTTCAAATTCCTTAGGCCGGTCATGCCCAGTCTTCAGCTCCATGACCCTGATTCTAATATGCTGGAAAAGGAGAACTTTCGCAATAGCCTTGGttttaatattcaataaaattttcctttaaacttaatattttctattaacAAATTGCAAATGCTTGTTTTACTTAATCTGTATTGAATTTAAGGTTTTACTGATGATGCATGCATTTTTGTTTCACGTGTTTTTCTCACAATTACTTTGAAAATCTTTACTGGGTTTATAGTGATGCAAAGAAACTATCTgcacgttttgttttgtttattttgccgAGGTGTTATGTTAACGGTTCTGCTGTTTCTTATATAAGACACAGCAATGGAAATGCTGATTTAAGTATTTAGAGTCGATGTGTTGAGCTGCTGACTAATATAATACTGGGTGGAGTCCATAAGCAGGCAGCCCCGGATGGATCTACAACAAAAgacatggagggagggaaggaaggaaataaaaagggACAAGTGTTATCATATATGGGAGTTTCCCCAGCATGCTACTAACAGAGAGTCTAAATGTTGTTGTACCTGGGTAGAAACTGTACTGGATCATTTGTAGTATTCTCTGTTAGATTatttgatcagaaaaaaaaatactatttaaatgCTTCCCTTCCATATTCAGTAGAAGAAGCCTTTGTTTTATAATGTTTTCAAGAATTAATTTCTTAGTAagttttccttctctgttttctAATGATGCTTTCTAACTATTAAAATATTCTAGGTCATGATATTGCTGCTTTGTTGTCTTTAAATCCACATGTTTTCTTGACTAAAATTTGTGGTACTCTATACCACTTATTGCTAAAGCAGATAATCTTGTCTTAAGTAAAATAGTCTTGTACCAGAAAACAACAGGATAAAACCTTACTAggatttaaaataaagataaagatttttaaatttaattttattcacacattgattgattgactgactgattgtttttatgtgtagccctggctttcctagaaTTAACTCTGTTGATTCAcaaagatccagctgcctctccctccccagtaCTATGATTTGCCCATCTACCCACCATCACcagtaaaataagtatttttaaatgatttattttttattttatgtgcattggtgttttgtgcccatgtatgtctgggtgagggtgtcaggtcccctagaactgaagttacagacagttgtgagctgccatgtgcctGCTGgttattgaactcaggtcctctggaagaatggcCAGTGCTCCGAACTCATAAGCCATCTCTTAGGCCCCTGAAATAAAGTTTCTAAACTGTTAAAAATGGCTTAGACTTACCTTTTATAATcattaataaaaggaaatattatcTAAGTGTGGAAGCACAAATGTGTAACCCCAGAAGTCAGGCAACTGGTGAAAGAGAACCATTAATTTAAGGTtggcctggactacatagtaagtgttttccttaaaaagaaatagagaagaaaacagaacttCATATGCTGGCATATTTTCAGAATCTAAGCACATGAGAGACTggagtgtgaagccagcctgacTCTCTAAGACACGGTCTCAAAGACTAAAGAGAAGCAGAGTAGTGAATTAGGATGAAAACCCTGATGCTTGAGACAGTGAGGCAACAGAACCATCGTAATATACAGGACAGCATTCATtgctgtgaattcaagaccagcctatgcTACGGActaagactctgtttcaaaaggaCCCAatagatattaaaaataaggatGAAAGGCACAAATATCTTGTCTAGTTGTGTAGACCTAGCAGGTAGGCACAAGGCCTTGGCTTCACAGTTCCAAGGAATAATATGGGAATCTGTGTACACTGAGGACTTTGAATGCCCAAAGTTCAATTTTTTTACCATGCAAAAAAGTGCAagtaatattataaaatattaataacacTTTCCAGGCtctcaaagaataaagaatacAGATCTATTCTTTGTGGCTATTTGAATTTATGATTGATAAATGACTAATTATATTACAAATTATAAAGTCTCCAATCTGTAGGTGAATAGTTTAGTGGAGGATTGTATTAACAGCA is from Mus musculus strain C57BL/6J chromosome 18, GRCm38.p6 C57BL/6J and encodes:
- the Pcdhb19 gene encoding protocadherin beta 19 precursor; protein product: MENQEGLYLQTRQVLLLFVFLGMSQAHSEAGRLSVVEEMLSGALVGNLVKDLGLQVDELSAREAQVASSDNKLPLQLNINTGDLLLSEPLDREELCGSTEPCVLHFQVLLKNPLKILQAELQVTDVNDNSPVFLEKEMVLEIPENSPVGAVFLLESAIDLDVGINAVKSYEISQNSHFHVTMRVNPDGRKYPELVLDKALDYEEQHELRLILTALDGGTPPRSGTALVRVEVIDINDNSPEFDHMFYEVTVPENSMLGSLLITASAWDLDSGINGEVSYAFSHASEDIRKTFAINEHSGEIRLKGYLDFETTESYSIIIKATDRGGLFGKSTVRIQVMDVNDNFPEIIVSSFISPIPENTAETLVMIFSIRDKDSGENGKMVCTIPEGLPFVLKSSIENYYHLETDGALDRESIAEYNITISVTDLGTPRLTTQHTIIVQVADINDNAPAFTQTSYTMFFHENNSPALHIGTISATDSDAGSNAHITYSLMSAQDLQMALSSLISINADNGQLFALRALDYEVLQAFEFQVGATDRGSPALSSQALVRVVVLDDNDNAPFVLYPMQNASAPCTELLPRAAEPGYLVTKVVAVDRDSGQNAWLSFQLLKATEPGLFSVWAHNGEVRTTRLLSERDAPKHRLLLLVKDNGDPPRSASVTLHVLVVDGFSQPYLPLPEVARNPAHEEDALTLYLVTALASVSSLFLLSVMLFVGVRLCRRARAASLGGCTVPEGHFPDHLMGINSAGTLSQSYQYEVCLMGGSGTNEFRFLKPVSPNLQPQFPGKEIEESSTLRNSFGLFRDCN
- the Pcdhb20 gene encoding protocadherin beta-14 precursor; the protein is MGRRRALILQKRQVLVFFVFLGLSQASAESLRYSVAEETEIGSFVANLAKDLGLGVAELSSREARVVSDDNKKHLLLNLLTGDMLLNERLDREELCGSTQPCVLPFQVVLENPLQFYRAELHVRDINDHSPTFLDKEITIKISESTTIGATFLIENAQDLDIGSNSLQDYSISPSSYFYVKIHDSGDGKIYPELVLDKALDHEEESELRLTLTALDGGSPPRSGTTLIVIKVLDINDNAPEFAQSFYEVQVPEDMPIGSSITAISAKDLDMGIYGKISYSFLHASEDIRKTFEINPTSGEVNLRSLMDFEVIQSYSVNIQATDGGGLSAKCTLSVKVLDINDNAPEVIMSSVTKAIPENASETLVALFSVRDQDSGDNGRILCSIQDDLPFILKPSFKNFFTLLSEKALDRERRAEYNITITASDMGTPRLTTQHTIRVQVSDINDNAPAFTQTSYTMFIYENNSPALHIGTISATDKDSGSNAHITYSLLPAQDPELALASLISINADNGQLFALRALDYEVLQAFEFQVGATDRGSPALSSQTLVRVVVLDDNDNAPFVLYPMQNASAPCTELLPRVAEPGYLVTKVVAVDRDSGQNAWLSFQLLKATEPGLFSVWAHNGEVRTTRLLSERDVPKHRLVLLVKDNGDPPRSASVTLHVLVVDGFSQPYLPLPEVARDPAQEEDVLTLYLVIALASVSSLFLLSVLLFVGVRLCRRARAASLGGCSVPEGHFPGHLVDVTGTGTLSQNYQYEVCFTGGTGTNEFKFLRPVMPSLQLHDPDSNMLEKENFRNSLGFNIQ